The following is a genomic window from Chionomys nivalis chromosome 24, mChiNiv1.1, whole genome shotgun sequence.
tgttCGGTTCAAAGGACATGAGATTCTTACGCTGATACTCTCTATGGCCCAGTTGCCACAAGCCTCCATCTCATTTCAAAGGGCAAGCAGGAGGAATTACTGCAACTCCCATGTCCTCAGGGGGCCCTcgttccccccaccccatgcactGGCCACCAGGGACAGACCAACCCTAATGGGTTCAGCAAAGTCACCATATCCCCCATCACATCTCtaacacagaacaaaagaaacttCCCAGCTATGGAAAgcctgctttgtttctttgtttgcttgtttcagcTTCTCTTTAAGAGTTTAAAACTTTAATCACCTCCAAACCATCGGGGAAGCAGAAAGGGTGTCTCCACGGTCATCAGATCAGTTTAACCGTGTTTAACATGCAGAATTTGGGGAGTATTTCAAATCAAGTCACGTGCCTGTGACTACTCCCCTGCCCCCTCCAGCAGCGTTTCAGCATGCAGTGATGGAGAACATTCTCTGCCCTAACCACGGTGTCATTAAAACAACAGTTAGCACGTGTTCCCTCGTGGTTTTTAGTCTCATTCCACATCACATCCAGGTGGTAGCAGTCATCTCTCAAAGGTCCAGGATTTATCAAGGCTCTCGCTACCCTTCGGCCTGCTCTCCTTCTGGCATGTCTCCAGTACATGAAGGGGCTCCTCCTCCGCCCCTCTTCTCGTGACATGGTTTTCAGGCAACAAATCTGATATCTAAGTGTAAAATGGGTCAGATTTACTCATCAAAACATGTTTGTACAACTATCAGGCTAAGCAGACACTGACTGCCCGGCGCTGGGAAGGTTGGGGCAGATGGATCAGAAAATCAAGGACCCTGTCTCCACAACAACACAAAACCAGCTTTTTGGCCAGAAACAAATGGAATCTACTGTGGAGGAGGCCGGCTCTACCCAGAGTCTTAGGGCCCAATTTAGTAGTGATTAAAATAATGAAGTTTTCCGGTGGCAATGGAGTAGAGCAAAGCCAAATCCCtgtttccacatgtgtgtgtttaaccatgtgtgtgcatgcgcatgagtgtacatgtgtgtgcatgagcattcTCAagttaaatacaaaatattttgagatattgaaagtttgggaaagtttttcttcttccaaatgaTGTGTAAATGCAGTAAATATGATgtaagactaaaaaaaaaatatacgTAGCTTGACATTTTAAAGGATTTGCCCTATGAGAAAATGAAGCTCAGAGCTGCCGAGTGCTGGGGTCCTATGCTGTGTCCAGCAGGTGACAGGACAGACAATGGTCTTGTGGCCCTGGAGTGCTCTGTATCTGCCATACAACTTCCCACTGAGGGGTACCTTGTCCACAGTCAGTCACCTAGCAATGGGGAATGGGACTTAAGTCCAAATATCCCCCTTTTCAAGGCAATGCCTTGTGCCTTGCCGTGTCCACCACAGTCCAGGAGGTTGCTAGCTCCTCCTGCTATTCTGGAAGGGCTGTTACTTCTTTCTTGTCTATTATCCATATTCTAACACAGCAATGGGCATCGGGAGGGTGCCAATGCCCAGCTGACAGGGGACTCTGTCCAGTGGAGGAGCCTGGTCCTCCCTTCCTAAGAAGGTCTCTGAGGCAGTAAGCAGAAATCACTCCCGGTTCTCAGATGAAAAACTGAATTATCAAAAGAATGGTGCCAGGTAGTGACTGCATATCAAGAGAGAACAGCCACTCATCTTCCACTGTGTCCTCAATTACACCACAAGTCCCACAGGACACAGGTGTGCAGTGGAAGCCAGACCAGATGCCACCACTGTCAGCAGGACCTTCCTCCCTCTGCCAAGGGGCGTGAACACCCAGGTCTCTGGGTGGATCCTTaaaatgatgctttttttttctttttttctttgttctttttttttcagattctttaaaatataacttattttattttatgtgcactggtgtcttgtctgtgtatatgtctgtgtgagggtgttgggtcccctgaaacACGCATatgagatgctgggaattgaacctgggtcctctggatgtgcaaccagtgctcttcaccaccaagccacctctctagcccctttcctttgttctttatgAAGTACACATTTCTTGTGTGGTTAGTCGATGACTCACCTCTCTGGCTAGCTCATGTGTCTGACATCTCTTACTCCTGGCATCTGTTGCTCTGCTATAGCCAGTGTTGAGGGCCCATCTGCCTGAGCTGCTTCTGCCTGGACCTCTTCATCGAGACAGAAGCTGTGTTGGAGGCTGTAGTGATGAGCTACATAGATACCAGCACATGGGTCAAGCTTGGCTCTGACTGAAACAGCCCCGCTTCCCACAGGCCTTCTAAAGCCCGAGCCAGCACGGATGTTCCCCAGTGGTGTCGGGGGCACACCGAAAACACACTTCTTAAGCAGGGTCAGCAAAGGGGGTATTTCCACAAAGCCACAGCCAGACAAACAAATGAGAAgtttgaaaagttttatttagCGCATGACAGCACATTGTCTTCAGACTGGTGACAGCCTCAACAAGcgtgggagggaagagaaaaacttAGGATGTATGTCTCAGTTTCTTGGTAACATGGAAGTCCAGATACTCGTCCAGGAATCTGTTTGCTAtccccaggacagctaggacagcCAACAAGGCCGAACTACCCAGGCTCAACTTGAAACCGGCGATCCTGCAGGATGAACATGGCGGGGTGAGGTGACTGACCGGGCCGCCATGTGGGGGCCCAGCAAAGGCTCGTTGTTGGAACTGCCCGGAACTTCAACAACAGGCCATTTGAAATATTTAGGTCATCATAAAAAGTAAAGGGGATGCCAAGCCACTGAGGTCAACCAGCCCCCTGCACACATGGCTACCCCACCTAAATATACTAGAAACAATGCAGAGTTCTTGCTGGGATCTGTAGCGCTTGTGCAATGAGCAGATTCAcgcttttattttctcatcttaTACCTGATCGTGTGGTTTGGTAAGACTGGCCTCAGGTAACGGGGGTCACTTTGGTCATCAATACTGCATGTGTTCTTAATCCCCTCAGGAACAGAAGACAGAACCTGCCGCaccttgcacacacatgccattATTTGGGTCTCCTTACCTTTTGTCAGCAGCTTCTGCGTAACCCCAGAAGTACTTGTGACGGGCGTACAGGTACACGAGACCCAGACAAGATGCCAAAACTATGCAAgggataaaataaagaaaatacatagaGTTTCATgaatatttctcaaaataaagtgTGGAGACTGAGgaagcatttgaaaaatattttcctgacGAAATGTACGTGGCCAGAAGGAATAATCCTTATggcaatcaaagaaaaagagttttTCTAAATAAGTGAAATATTTGAATACCAATTCACACAAGAAGATAAATAAGTGTGCCAGAATCACATGGAAAATGTTTCGACACAATTCAAGGTCAGCCAACTGCTAACTAAAAACTGCACTGAGAACCAGTGGGTAGAGTCAAGGTTGCAGCTCAAACCTGGCTACTGAGGTCAAGCTCCAGGgcccagaaaaggagaaaggggagagcaGATTTCACAGTGTTGGCCTCTGGGctccatgtgggttctgtggcACACGCCCCAAAACGCCCAGAGcagcgcatgcacgcacacacacacacgtaacaataataagtaaaaaataatccattttaaatgtttttagacTACAGTGAGAGGCTACCTTCAAGTACCCAGCAGAATGGCTAGAGtttactttattgtttgtttgtttgtttgtttgtttgtttggtttcttaaggcagtttctctgtgtagccttggctgtcctggaactcactttgtacacaaggctggccttgaatttagagatccacctgtctctgcctccttgggtgctgggactaaaggcatttgCTCCACACCTGGCATGGCTAGAATTTTAAGACCAACAATATAAAATGGTGAGGATATAGAAGAACGTTCATGAAAACTATGATTGGTCATCACAATTATGAACTCTGTATTCATAGTAACCAAGAGCTGGGATAGTCTGGAAGTTTATCATCGGGGGACTTGATCACCCAACAGTGTAGCCCTTCGGCACTGCCACTCCACAGTGAGTGAAGAGAAATGTATTCGTTGCACCCCGGTGGCTCTCAGTAGCGCTTTGTGGACTGATGTGTTACACCTCGGTGCGTACTCTATTATGCCAATCACAGGAGGTACTGGAATGGGAAAAGCCAAACTGGAAAAGTCAGAGTcatggaaggagtgagaatggATGGGTGCAGGGGCAAGAGTAGACTTTCTGAACGGTGGACGCATTACATACCTTGATAGGGAATTGAATCACACAGCGTTAAACTCCATTGAACACCCAAGATCTGTACATTTTACCGCACATAGGTTTTATCCCCAAAATACACAAAGCACAATGTTGATGTTGCTGGCATCCTGACCAGTCAAAATATTGATATCTTCTCTAAATGAGGCCCCTCCCTCAACACCACACAGACGCAAACGGGATATCTAGAGCCTCTGTCTGGGACTGGGACATGCTGTTAAATTAAATTCACTATTCTACTTGGtcaccaagattttttttaatttcctgtatGTGCCAGGTGTTCCTAAGGATTTGGTCAgcagctgcttgtctttatgaattTATTATTCTAGAGATTGGGCTGTAGCTCAGTAGAGTGCTTGGCCAGCATGCTCACTTCCTTGGGTTTAATCCTGGGCACCCCAAGAAGATAAAacgtgaagaaaaaaaaaaccttcttgcCTACCCATAACTGTTCCTTTGTATGATagagaaatatgtgtgtgtgtttcatgatggtcatataagcatgtgtgtgtgtgcatgtgcttgcatatgtacatatggaAGGCAGAGACTAATGTCACATATCATCCTCAGTCACGACCCCACTCTCTGTACCAGGCtttctgtgtggatgctgggttAGAACTCAAGTCTCTATAGCAGGCACCCTAAggactgagctatctcaccagccccgATGGAGTTTTATTCTGTCAATAAAgaagacaagagacagagaccGGAAAATTGCAGGCTTGGAAGCATTGTGGAAAGCAATGTGGGGCAGGAGGGAGCTGAAGGAGTTGCTGTCTTCTTAGAAAGGACTCTGAGGGACACTGTGGAGGGAGCAGGCACCAAAGGATGACAACAAGGGGACCCAGAGTAATGGCAGAGCTGCCTAGCATCTGAGGATGTTAAGGTAGATTCTGGGCATGCTCCCTGTTGAGAATTACTATCCCAACTTACTGAATTGCTGTCCCCAAAGCCAGTGAACAGCCAGAAGCAGTCTAGTAGGCCACTTACTTTGGGCGAGAAAAGAATGACAATACCTAGGAACCCTTTTCTGCTTAGGCAGTCTACCTCATTCCGCCCATCGTGGGGAAATCCGAGGGGTCAAGTGACAGAGACAGAATTCCATTATCTAAAGGCACTTCCCTTATTAGTTGTTCATCTGCCCTTAGATGGAAAGGAACAGCCACTTCACGCGTGCCATTAAGGAACAAAAGTGTGAGCCGAGTGAAGTTTAAAAGTCATTCTCTAAAGGTCATTGTATCTGAAATCCCTTGGTTGACAGTAAAAATTGCAAGAAAGAGATTGATGAAAGGTTCTTTCGAAGCAGCTGGCTCTTAGTTTATTTAAATCTTAGCAATCAGATGCATACCCAAATGAGGCCATTACAGTTGCCAGGAATCAAAGGGGATTCTATTTCCCCAGCTAGGGTGTCCGTACAGGTCCAACCTCCAAATTTGTGGGTTCACAAAGCCCTCAGCTCACCAAGGAAACTTCAGCTAAACAGAAAGGGCATGCTTGCAGACTTGCTGCGTCCAACGTGCAGCACCATGTCCTTCTGGGCCCTTGGAACAAATTCAATAGACCTGCTATGTCCTTGAATGTAAGATTTTCTCCACTTTGGTAAATAAGTTGGACAACTTAACGTTTGTGTGTCTTAGTTTCTTCATATGGAAAGTAGAAATCAATTGTTGACTCTGTTTCATATGGAAGTTTTAAGTCCTACAAATCTATGAGTTTCAAACAATGACCTGGCACACAGTAAGTTTCCATAAACATTGCTGTCACGGAAGCAAATTGCTTTCTGTGTTCTGATCCTTTCCTTAAATCAGATTATTAGATTTGGAGACAAGGTCCACACTACTTTTATCCTTGGGTATCTCACATATAGTTTTGTTTCAACTTGTGTATGATCTATAGCCACACAACCTTGAATGCATCCTATTCATCCAAGATACTTATGTTGGGGAATAGGAGGATACTCAGACCCAAACCCTTGGCCCTGTACATTCCAGGCAAGTattcttccactgagctacattaacctttgttgttgttgccgctgctgctgctgctgttgctgtttctTACATTCCAGTCAAAGTTTTCCCCTCCTTaccctcttcccagtccctcccgCCTAcaccaccccatccactcctcctccactgcttctctttagatacaggcagacctcccatggatatcaaccactCATGGCCTATCAAGTTGCAGCAaaactaggcacctcctcttctattaatcctggatAAGGCAATACAGTAGGAAGAATGGGTCCACAAAGCAGGCAACACAGTCAGAGACGCCCTTGCTTTCACGGTTAGGAGTCCCACATGAAGacactgtcacatatatgcagagggtctaggccagccccatgcagactccctggttgtcAATAAAATCTCAATGAACCGCTATTGACCCCTATGGACTTCTACGAGCCCAGGTTAGTTTTAattcttgctttttgagacagaatctcactacaCAACTCTGTCTCTAGATCCTGAGATTCTTGGAATCTCAGGTATTTACTCCTGTATCCGACTGCTagtgttttggtttatttttaattattgaacTGACGTACATGGAAGCCATGTGAGCCCGCCTAGAACTTGGACATACACAGACATTGCTTCTTATATTTAAAGTCATTTCCAGCATCAGTAGCAGTGTGGTCAGCTATCTGCCCCTTAATCGTGTTTAAACACCGCAGTCATCTTTGGGATGAGATGACGTGCTCTTATAATTACCTTGATTGAAATACCATCCGGCCAGCCACAGTATTAGGATGAACACGGGAAAAGACTCCAAAGAGTTTTGTCTGCAGGGAGAAAAGAATAAAGGTGAAGTTGAATTCATGAAGAAATACACACTAATGCATTGGCTTTCCTTCTGCAGGTGAGTGTTCAATCCATTCAAACAGAAATAATACAAGAACTTACATAAGAAATCTAAAGGGCCCTTCCACTTAAAAGGAGTCTTTCAAGGTGAGACTCAACATTGCTCAAAGCGCAGAGTCGGGCAAAACCTTCTCCTATACGCTAATTTTGTCATTAGTGGAGCAAGTCATGACTCCTTTCTAGAAGACAAGTCTCCTGAGCCTGAATGTCATTCTTCGCCTTATCCAAGTTCCCCAAGAGGCTACTCGGCTCTTATTAAACAGGTTTCTTCTTAAAAAGTCCCTGACACCCATAGCTTTTCACTTGAGTCAGTCAGAACATTCAGGTTGTCTTTAAATAATTCCACTTAAACCTTCTGAAGtagagaaatgaatgcatttcGTTCTCATTCTATGTAGTGGGAAGAAAGACCCGAGAGCCAGTTGCCTGACGGAATTTGAAGATCATTgacagctcttgcagaggccgCGAGTccatttcccagcatgcacatggcagctctcaactgtctgtaactgctggcctctgtgggccccAGGCACACGAGTGCCACACAttaacacatgcaggcaaaacaatcatagACCCAGAGTAGAAAGCAAAACTGGCAGACAGTAGCATCAAATTGCCTCTACTTGCGGGAAGCTCAGATGGAAATTTTGATACTATTCTAAGCACAAGGGAATAGTTCTCCGGGAGTTACAATTAACTCTTCTCTATGTAGCAGAGAAGGGGAAAGATGAGACAGAATAGTGGTCAGGTTAGCTCCGTGTTGTTAACAGATAGCAcaagcagagaagacagagctCTCAACAGTCATCTCAGCTTCCCTTGAAGTCACGTAAGAACAATGTGTGACTTCTGAGGCCTGGTGACACACGCCCGTCATCTCAgctatttgggaagctgaggcaggtgtgTACATTCAAGTCCTGCCTGAGCTagagaatgagttcaaggccaacctgagcgactcagtgagaccttttctcaaaatgaAAACTATAGAAATGTGGGAAGGGGAGCTGGAGAAGACCGTTTAGTACTtgtagaggacccgagttcagttcccaacagccATGTCAAGGGACttaaccacatgtaactccaggtccaagatactcagtgccctcttctggcctctgtaggcacccatatgcatgtgcattacacacacacatatacataaataaaaataacaataaaatcttttttaagacTTGGGTTGTTTCTTAGCATTGGGGTGTtttcctagcatgtgcaaggctctaGATACAATCCCTACCCCTTCGATAGGAATAAGGAAAGGGAACAATTGACACACCCTGCCCACACACGCAGGCCATGGCCGATGCAGCATCCTGAAGCACAAGGAGAAAGCCCTGACCTCACCAACAGAAACAATGAGGACCCTTTTACTCTCTAGGAGCCTGGAAATGGCAGGTGAACGATACTAATGTAGAGACGCTTTCTTCTGTCTCATCTCGTTATCTCTTTAAGGCCCAAGGAAGCACTCCTCTGGAGCGTAGCACAAGCCAGAGGTGCGGCCCTCTGGTGCTCAGAGAAGTGACTAAGCTGCTTCTTCCTCTGCGTCCTCGGCATGGCTTTGCTTCTGATGGTTTCGTACGTTTGTAAGGAGCTATGATAGCGGAAGTGAAAGATACTTTCTGCATTTACACAGGAAGAGTAATGGCAGCTAGCTAAAAATAAGAACCTATTTCTCCGCATTTTCCTTTCCTTGGCTAGATCCATGGAACCTTTCCCAGGGAGCAGGAGGGAACAGCACACGCGGGAGGGGTCAAACCCTTGCCCCCTCAGTGCAATTTTCTGGAATTTTTTGGAAACATCCCACAACTGCCCCGTCCTTTTTATTAGGTTTCCTATACCCTAAATTATTCCAGACG
Proteins encoded in this region:
- the Mgst2 gene encoding microsomal glutathione S-transferase 2, with the protein product MAGDSVLLAAVSLLSACQQTYFAVNVGQARFKYKISPPAVSGSPEFERIFRAQQNSLESFPVFILILWLAGWYFNQVLASCLGLVYLYARHKYFWGYAEAADKRIAGFKLSLGSSALLAVLAVLGIANRFLDEYLDFHVTKKLRHTS